In Providencia zhijiangensis, a single window of DNA contains:
- the ruvX gene encoding Holliday junction resolvase RuvX: MSARTLLAFDFGTKSIGVAVGQEITGTARALASLKASDGRPDWSQIEKLLKEWQPQLVIVGLPLNMDGTEQLVTSQARNFANRIHGRFGVQVQLHDERLSTVEAKSGLFEQGGYRALSKGKVDSASAVVILESWFEQNY, translated from the coding sequence ATGTCAGCAAGAACTCTATTAGCGTTTGATTTTGGGACGAAAAGTATTGGCGTCGCTGTCGGTCAAGAGATCACCGGTACCGCGCGCGCGTTAGCCTCATTAAAAGCCAGCGATGGCAGACCCGACTGGTCACAAATTGAAAAATTGCTCAAAGAGTGGCAACCGCAGCTCGTGATTGTCGGGCTTCCTTTAAATATGGATGGCACTGAGCAGCTCGTCACTAGCCAAGCACGTAATTTTGCCAATCGCATTCACGGACGCTTTGGTGTGCAGGTTCAACTGCATGATGAAAGGCTGTCTACCGTAGAGGCGAAATCGGGGCTGTTTGAGCAAGGTGGCTATCGCGCACTGAGCAAAGGCAAAGTGGATTCTGCCTCTGCGGTGGTGATTTTAGAAAGTTGGTTTGAACAAAATTACTAA
- the rsmE gene encoding 16S rRNA (uracil(1498)-N(3))-methyltransferase, whose amino-acid sequence MRVPRIYHPEPLQINTTISLCDDAANHVGRVLRMTAGQQLELFDGSNHTFRAEITEATKKNVFVTIQDCTLDDRESPLDIHLGQVMSRGEKMEFTIQKSVELGVNTITPLLSERCGVRLDGERLEKKLQQWQKIAIAACEQSGRNRIPEIRPVQSLEAWCAENDGAFKINLHPRASESINTLPADLKHVRLLIGPEGGLSADEIAMTANYQFTDILLGPRVLRTETTALTAITALQVRLGDLG is encoded by the coding sequence ATGCGCGTTCCACGCATTTATCACCCAGAGCCACTTCAAATTAATACCACCATTTCGCTTTGTGATGATGCAGCCAACCATGTGGGTCGAGTTCTTCGCATGACAGCCGGACAACAACTAGAATTGTTTGATGGAAGCAATCACACATTCCGCGCTGAAATTACAGAAGCAACGAAAAAAAATGTGTTTGTGACTATCCAAGACTGCACATTGGATGACCGTGAATCCCCCTTAGATATCCACCTTGGGCAAGTGATGTCCCGCGGTGAAAAAATGGAATTCACCATTCAAAAATCCGTTGAACTTGGTGTTAACACAATCACGCCACTACTTTCAGAACGTTGTGGCGTACGCCTTGATGGCGAGCGTTTAGAGAAAAAATTACAACAGTGGCAAAAAATTGCCATTGCCGCCTGTGAACAAAGTGGTCGCAACCGCATCCCTGAAATCCGCCCCGTTCAATCCCTTGAAGCGTGGTGTGCAGAAAATGACGGCGCGTTTAAAATTAATTTACACCCTCGGGCAAGTGAGAGCATCAACACGCTCCCCGCTGATTTAAAGCACGTAAGATTGCTGATAGGCCCAGAAGGCGGCTTATCCGCTGATGAAATTGCCATGACAGCCAATTATCAATTTACTGATATCCTGTTAGGGCCACGAGTATTACGAACAGAAACGACCGCGCTAACCGCTATAACGGCATTACAAGTGCGTTTAGGTGACTTGGGTTAA
- the proC gene encoding pyrroline-5-carboxylate reductase, which produces MQHRKIAFIGAGNMANAIIAGLVAHGYPASMITVCSPTPVRRDKMAQDYGIISTNDNLTAAQLADVIVLAVKPQMMKDVCEPLRQLTNLENKLILTIAAGIPAARYNDYFAHSLRLVRIMPNTPSLVGKGVSGLFAQSNVSEDDKQFTQQLMESVGSTTWCTKESEINNIIALTGSSPAYFFLFMESMQQKAEQLGYDEKQARELVLNAIEGSVALAKSQGDTPFSTLREQVTSKGGTTAMALEQFYQGHLPQTVANAMQSAIDRAEEMEKLF; this is translated from the coding sequence ATGCAACATCGCAAAATTGCCTTTATTGGCGCGGGAAATATGGCGAATGCCATTATTGCGGGTCTTGTGGCTCATGGCTATCCTGCATCGATGATCACCGTCTGTTCACCAACCCCTGTACGCCGTGACAAAATGGCGCAAGACTATGGCATCATTAGCACCAATGATAATCTCACCGCCGCCCAACTAGCGGACGTGATTGTGCTTGCCGTCAAACCGCAAATGATGAAAGACGTTTGTGAGCCTCTTCGACAACTCACAAACTTAGAAAATAAGCTGATATTAACCATCGCTGCCGGTATTCCTGCGGCTCGTTATAATGACTATTTTGCCCATTCACTGCGTTTAGTACGCATTATGCCAAACACGCCGTCACTGGTGGGTAAAGGTGTTAGTGGCTTGTTTGCACAGTCCAATGTCTCTGAAGATGATAAACAATTTACTCAGCAATTGATGGAAAGCGTCGGTTCAACAACTTGGTGTACCAAAGAGAGCGAAATCAATAATATCATTGCGTTAACCGGTAGCTCCCCCGCTTACTTTTTCCTGTTTATGGAATCCATGCAGCAAAAAGCCGAGCAGCTTGGCTATGATGAAAAACAAGCCCGCGAATTGGTTCTTAATGCTATTGAAGGCTCCGTAGCATTAGCGAAATCACAGGGAGATACCCCATTTTCAACCTTGCGTGAGCAAGTCACCTCTAAAGGCGGTACCACCGCAATGGCTTTAGAGCAATTTTACCAAGGTCATCTACCGCAAACTGTCGCCAATGCTATGCAAAGCGCGATTGACCGTGCGGAAGAAATGGAAAAACTTTTTTAA
- a CDS encoding YggS family pyridoxal phosphate-dependent enzyme, translating into MTIQKNLSDVTERIHLAATECHRSPQDITLLAVSKTKPCEAIMEAIEAGQRQFGENYVQEGVEKIQHFAERTDLVWHFIGPLQSNKSRLVAEHFDWFHTLDRAKIAQRLNEQRPQNKAPLNVLIQINISDENSKSGITLEEVNELATQVAQLPNLVLRGLMTIPAPETDYERQCAAFRQMEQAFEQLKANYPTVDTLSMGMTDDMRAAIHCGSTLVRIGTAIFGARQYHN; encoded by the coding sequence ATGACCATTCAAAAAAACCTATCTGATGTCACTGAGCGTATTCATCTTGCTGCAACCGAGTGTCACCGCTCCCCTCAAGATATTACCCTGTTAGCTGTGAGTAAAACCAAACCTTGTGAAGCCATTATGGAAGCTATCGAGGCAGGTCAACGCCAATTTGGTGAAAACTATGTGCAAGAAGGCGTGGAGAAAATCCAGCACTTTGCGGAAAGAACCGACCTAGTTTGGCACTTTATTGGTCCACTACAGTCCAATAAAAGCCGCTTAGTGGCAGAACATTTTGATTGGTTCCATACTTTAGATCGCGCCAAAATCGCCCAACGTTTAAATGAGCAGCGCCCTCAAAATAAAGCGCCGCTGAATGTGCTGATCCAAATTAATATTAGTGATGAAAACAGCAAATCGGGGATAACCCTCGAGGAAGTAAATGAACTTGCTACTCAAGTCGCCCAATTACCCAATTTAGTGTTGCGTGGGTTAATGACCATTCCAGCCCCAGAAACCGATTATGAGCGCCAATGTGCAGCGTTTCGCCAAATGGAACAGGCATTCGAACAATTGAAAGCTAACTACCCGACTGTGGACACTTTATCCATGGGGATGACCGACGATATGCGCGCTGCTATCCACTGCGGATCAACACTTGTTCGCATTGGTACCGCCATTTTTGGTGCCCGTCAGTACCATAATTAA
- the gshB gene encoding glutathione synthase → MIKLGIVMDPISSIKIKKDTSFAMMLEAARRGYEIHYMEMNDLYLHQGEARATTKIVTVEENPTKWYEFHSEQDIALSDLDAILMRKDPPFDTEYIYATYILERAEQAGCLIVNKPQSLRDCNEKLFTAWFPELTPDTLVTRSSEKLREFHKKHGDVIFKPLDGMGGASIFRLKKEDPNVGVIIETLTEHNSRYCMAQNFLPAIKDGDKRVLVVDGEPVPYCLARIPAQGETRGNLAAGGRGEARPLTESDWAIARAVAPTLKEKGLIFVGLDIIGDRLTEINVTSPTCAREIEAAFDISITGMLMDAIERRLKK, encoded by the coding sequence ATGATCAAGCTCGGCATAGTAATGGATCCTATTTCATCCATTAAAATCAAGAAAGACACCAGTTTTGCAATGATGCTGGAAGCTGCACGCCGCGGTTATGAAATCCATTATATGGAGATGAACGACCTGTACCTGCACCAAGGCGAAGCCCGTGCGACCACAAAGATTGTGACGGTCGAAGAGAACCCAACCAAATGGTATGAGTTCCACTCAGAACAAGACATCGCCCTGAGCGACCTTGACGCCATTTTAATGCGTAAAGATCCGCCATTTGATACTGAATATATCTACGCGACTTACATTCTTGAGCGCGCAGAACAAGCGGGCTGCTTGATTGTCAACAAGCCACAAAGCCTACGTGACTGTAACGAAAAGCTGTTTACGGCATGGTTCCCTGAGTTAACACCAGATACCTTAGTCACTCGTAGCTCTGAAAAACTGCGTGAATTCCATAAAAAACACGGTGACGTGATTTTTAAACCGTTGGACGGTATGGGCGGCGCCTCTATTTTCCGTTTGAAAAAAGAAGACCCGAACGTTGGCGTTATCATCGAAACGTTAACCGAGCACAATTCCCGTTATTGCATGGCGCAAAACTTTTTGCCTGCTATCAAAGACGGTGACAAACGTGTGCTGGTGGTGGACGGCGAACCTGTGCCATATTGCCTTGCGCGTATTCCTGCACAAGGGGAAACCCGAGGAAACCTCGCAGCCGGTGGCCGTGGTGAAGCCCGTCCATTAACAGAAAGTGACTGGGCGATTGCTCGCGCTGTCGCACCGACCTTAAAAGAAAAAGGGCTGATTTTTGTGGGTCTGGATATTATCGGTGATCGCTTGACTGAAATTAACGTCACAAGCCCAACCTGCGCCCGTGAAATTGAAGCTGCATTTGATATCTCCATCACTGGTATGTTGATGGATGCGATCGAGCGCCGCCTGAAAAAATAG
- a CDS encoding DsbA family protein has product MNTITLHYIYDPYCGWCYAAAPLIAIAANHPNIHLELHGGGMLAGNARLHLDDQFRQYILQSDKRIAAMTGQVFGDDYIAMLHQPNVVMDSAPPQTAILAATKQGKGVEMLKALQKAHYVSGRQIKQPEVLVEVAQEIGLNVEQFQKDYAQCAQTETDAHIAQSKQLLGQSGASGFPTLLIEQQGKWLRVPLQNYLGEPAKWQQFLDSLVKAAN; this is encoded by the coding sequence ACTGTGGCTGGTGTTATGCCGCTGCACCGTTAATCGCCATCGCTGCTAATCACCCAAACATTCACTTAGAATTACACGGTGGCGGGATGTTAGCGGGCAATGCACGACTGCATCTTGACGACCAATTCCGTCAATATATTTTGCAATCAGATAAACGCATTGCGGCAATGACGGGGCAAGTTTTTGGTGATGACTACATCGCAATGCTGCACCAACCCAATGTGGTGATGGACTCTGCGCCACCACAAACCGCCATTTTGGCCGCAACAAAACAGGGCAAAGGCGTTGAAATGCTCAAAGCGTTGCAAAAAGCCCATTACGTTTCGGGGCGCCAGATTAAACAGCCCGAAGTCTTAGTGGAAGTGGCGCAAGAAATTGGTTTGAATGTTGAGCAGTTCCAAAAAGATTATGCCCAATGCGCGCAAACTGAAACAGACGCTCATATTGCTCAAAGTAAGCAATTACTCGGCCAATCCGGTGCATCTGGCTTTCCAACGCTGTTAATCGAACAGCAAGGCAAATGGCTGCGCGTACCTCTGCAAAACTATCTTGGCGAACCAGCAAAATGGCAACAATTTTTAGACTCACTGGTGAAAGCCGCTAATTAG
- a CDS encoding YqgE/AlgH family protein, producing MNLQNHFLIAMPSLTDPYFDHSVVYICEHNENGAMGLVINKPIEDFSVATMLKKLEIDVSDNTNTRNLEKMVIAGGPVSEEHGFIIHTPVAGYAASLRLNDHVMVTTSKDILETLGSEQHPMNSLVTLGYSSWEPGQLESEIMENSWLTVKADPKLIFDTPINERWKAAGKLLGIDIHNISMQAGHA from the coding sequence ATGAACTTACAGAATCATTTTTTAATTGCCATGCCTTCACTGACGGATCCCTATTTCGACCATTCCGTGGTGTATATCTGCGAACATAATGAAAATGGTGCGATGGGCCTCGTGATCAACAAGCCTATTGAAGATTTTTCTGTCGCGACCATGCTGAAAAAGCTCGAAATTGACGTGTCTGACAATACCAACACGCGAAATCTTGAAAAAATGGTGATTGCGGGTGGCCCTGTTTCTGAAGAGCACGGGTTTATTATCCATACCCCTGTGGCGGGTTATGCGGCAAGTTTGCGCCTCAATGACCATGTCATGGTAACAACCTCTAAAGATATTTTAGAGACGTTAGGCAGTGAACAGCATCCCATGAATTCTTTAGTCACTCTCGGTTATTCAAGCTGGGAACCTGGGCAGTTAGAAAGTGAAATCATGGAAAATAGCTGGTTGACCGTTAAAGCCGATCCTAAACTGATTTTTGATACGCCGATAAATGAACGCTGGAAAGCCGCAGGCAAACTTTTAGGCATCGACATCCATAATATCTCCATGCAAGCGGGGCACGCTTAA
- a CDS encoding prepilin peptidase has translation MIDAVNGFLIPISLITLLSLLSSWLTTLLLREIPARYFDLPSITINVNRVWIDYWILGAGIVLLGYPPSVLALLFLFFNLVIPLGLIDLKTGYLPDVLNYPLLVFGLLFQWGMPAGNLLSAIYALLFSYIGLVAITTLVEKIRRRPQMGRGDFKLIAACATWLGVFNLPYFLGLAASLGLLHFLWRAWREKKERRGKQKFVQSIPFGPAIICSASFWLLLSWHPN, from the coding sequence ATGATTGATGCCGTAAATGGATTTTTAATACCTATATCGTTAATCACACTATTGTCCCTCTTGTCATCGTGGCTGACAACTCTGTTACTGAGGGAAATTCCTGCCCGCTATTTTGATTTACCGAGTATTACCATTAACGTGAATCGGGTATGGATAGATTATTGGATATTGGGTGCGGGGATCGTGCTCCTTGGTTACCCACCTTCGGTTCTCGCTTTATTATTTCTGTTTTTCAACTTGGTTATCCCATTAGGTTTAATCGACCTAAAAACGGGCTATTTACCGGATGTCCTCAATTATCCGTTATTGGTTTTTGGCCTGTTATTTCAATGGGGAATGCCAGCGGGAAATTTGTTATCCGCTATTTATGCGCTGCTGTTCAGTTACATTGGGTTAGTGGCTATCACGACGTTGGTGGAAAAAATTCGTCGGCGACCGCAAATGGGGAGAGGGGATTTTAAATTAATTGCTGCGTGCGCGACGTGGCTCGGTGTATTCAATCTTCCCTATTTTCTAGGGCTTGCCGCGAGCTTAGGTTTACTGCATTTTCTTTGGCGCGCATGGCGAGAAAAAAAGGAACGGCGAGGCAAACAGAAATTCGTGCAGAGCATTCCGTTTGGTCCCGCCATTATTTGCAGTGCCAGTTTTTGGCTGTTGCTTAGCTGGCATCCTAATTAG